From a region of the Calliphora vicina chromosome 4, idCalVici1.1, whole genome shotgun sequence genome:
- the LOC135956367 gene encoding uncharacterized protein LOC135956367, translated as MLAAKHSQPLLQPNVLYLEEKPPKIVKKQKSTRREQSIKNCIKRKTISKSRRSGIRRKKAQPQYTMEEQKKFDFNRGDKEAKIEKADSNDPLFTTRLEFKRELSVEIIDSNTDYFDSKYDKNYCVEQYKEDDDKEFQFKGKWEQHNSFSEDEHGKEEKEEGFEDEDEPLILLTQTSASKSRKKKKACPPLYNCAETCKHKCTVKFNKQRRIDIFDYYIHLSKEDKMNFIRKHIRKPVIQRICNKKRRNNYCYFMKCYKIGQTATIEQPDPKGMNNISNYGTEDLTKVCRKFFEGTLGISSPAINKAVEGYELQPERIVLPIRKHLNVEETKLAEKSKKTQKPQQFLDPETGDLSDTRPKQKTQRRKRGEPTLEHFPKPINCSIRCIYKCHQNFSEEERKQICDSFWTLDFKRRKDFILARIETTDVKSPLTPEFRKSNRPARAYQTKFYLRSGLKSENKRVCKHFMMNTLSINRFFIENAIEFADKTTGSYTGTDRRGTHSPHNKLPQELIQIVKDHINSYPCWLPNQKSKTKYLHYNLSIKKMYTAYKEKCLAEQQKYVSSRIYYKVFHEDFRLLFLTGPDPKKRSGFLQTNPHISHYTGEELGGYWIDSKGNKLDILRLNNPAQSVNICQYSVDRSFVPNTSATNVVDPTSSMQPLKLVVNPSSSVDVVKSYLNPALF; from the coding sequence ATGCTTGCAGCCAAACACAGCCAACCGCTTTTACAACCCAATGTTCTTTATCTCGAAGAAAAGCCACCCAAGATTGTTAAGAAACAGAAGTCAACGAGAAGAGAACAATCaataaaaaattgcattaagagaaaaactatttcaaaatcTAGAAGATCTGGGATCCGTCGTAAGAAAGCACAACCACAATACACAATGGAAGAGCAAAAGAAGTTTGATTTTAATAGGGGCGATAAAGAAGCCAAAATTGAAAAAGCTGATTCAAACGATCCGCTCTTTACAACTCGATTAGAGTTTAAGCGCGAATTGAGTGTAGAAATAATTGATTCAAATACTGATTATTTTGATTCcaaatatgataaaaattaCTGTGTGGAACAATATAAGGAAGATGATGATAAAGAATTTCAGTTTAAAGGCAAATGGGAACAGCATAATAGCTTCTCAGAAGATGAACATGGTAAAGAGGAGAAAGAGGAGGGATTTGAAGACGAGGATGAACCTCTTATATTATTAACTCAAACATCAGCCAGTAAAAGTCGTAAGAAAAAGAAAGCATGTCCACCTTTATATAATTGTGCAGAAACTTGTAAACACAAATGTACCGTAAAATTCAATAAACAGCGCAGAATTGACATTTTCGATTACTACATACATTTGAGCAAAGAGGACAAAATGAATTTCATACGCAAGCACATTCGGAAACCGGTAATACAACgaatatgcaacaaaaaacgacgtaataattattgttattttatgaaatgcTATAAAATTGGTCAAACTGCCACCATTGAACAGCCGGATCCAAAGGGTATGAACAACATTAGCAATTATGGCACTGAGGACCTAACGAAGGTATGTCGTAAATTTTTCGAAGGCACATTGGGTATTTCGAGTCCAGCTATTAATAAAGCCGTCGAGGGTTACGAACTACAGCCCGAAAGAATTGTACTTCCTATACGAAAACATTTAAACGTTGAGGAAACCAAATTAGCTGAAAAGTCAAAGAAAACACAAAAGCCGCAACAATTTCTCGACCCAGAAACAGGCGATTTAAGTGATACCAGACCCAAACAAAAAACCCAACGTCGTAAACGAGGTGAACCAACACTAGAACATTTTCCCAAACCCATCAATTGTTCTATACGCTGTATATACAAATGTCATCAGAATTTCAGCGAAGAGGAACGAAAACAAATTTGTGATAGTTTTTGGACCTTGGACTTTAAGAGACGTAAGGATTTTATACTGGCCCGCATAGAAACAACCGATGTGAAATCTCCACTAACGCCCGAATTTCGTAAATCAAATCGTCCTGCTCGTGCCTATCAGACGAAATTCTACCTACGCTCAGGcctaaaaagtgaaaataaaagagTTTGTAAACATTTCATGATGAATACACTGTCCATTaatcgtttttttatagaaaatgccATAGAATTTGCCGATAAAACAACAGGATCGTACACAGGCACCGATAGGCGAGGTACTCATTCTCCCCACAATAAATTGCCTCAGGAGCTTATACAGATCGTGAAGGATCACATCAATTCGTATCCCTGTTGGTTGCCAAATCAAAAAAGTAAAACCAAATACCTACATTACAATCTGTCCATAAAGAAAATGTATACGGCTTATAAAGAGAAATGTTTGGctgaacaacaaaaatatgtctCCAGTAGAATCTATTATAAAGTGTTTCACGAAGATTTTCGTCTATTATTCCTAACGGGTCCAGATCCCAAAAAGAGAAGCGGATTTTTACAGACCAATCCTCATATATCTCATTATACGGGTGAGGAATTGGGTGGCTATTGGATAGACAGCAAAGGCAATAAACTTGATATACTACGATTAAACAATCCAGCTCAAAGTGTTAATATCTGTCAATATTCGGTAGATAGATCTTTTGTGCCGAATACCTCTGCAACAAATGTTGTCGATCCTACGTCTTCCATGCAGCCTCTAAAATTAGTGGTAAATCCATCATCATCAGTTGATGTGGTTAAATCTTATCTAAATcctgctcttttttaa